In Desulfosediminicola ganghwensis, a single window of DNA contains:
- a CDS encoding flavocytochrome c, producing MGNDKEYQADRRKFLVSMGLAGAATIAAPALKTMAADSSTVWAEEHEIVIIGSGFSGLAAAIEAKKLGAKDVVVYDKMPYFGGNSTYNGGLFAVPNSPLQKEKGIKDSPEIMAADQLKAGRGVADKELLLHVAEHAGEALQMSLDAGSEYFPYLQQLGGHSVPRTYQTTVASGGGIIRPLVEQCRKIGVKLVTRAKFDTLIFDDDGKVIGAKMLMGHYFGRDQEGTPMNIKTKRGILVATGGFARNINLRQAQDPTLTEEVTSTNPPSATGEALLEMFKIGAIPVHMAYIQTGPWASPDEDGFGYVSNYSIYNFAHSISIYIKTGKRFMNEIADRKTRADAQLSCRDDNGDPLPPITITSYIHAKEHPTMKKVLKYGVGWKFETIEEVAARFNVPLEPLKAQIKEYNGYVKSGVDEQFGKPMEKAKGKFIEAPFVVVRNWPKVHYCQGGVKIDVQARVINSADWKPIPGLYAAGEVTGGVHGVSRLGSCSIPDCMVMGMTAARTIMKS from the coding sequence ATGGGAAATGACAAAGAGTATCAAGCTGATCGCAGGAAGTTTCTGGTCAGCATGGGTTTGGCCGGAGCGGCAACCATAGCTGCACCGGCGCTGAAAACCATGGCTGCAGACAGTTCGACTGTTTGGGCTGAAGAACACGAAATCGTTATTATCGGCTCCGGATTCTCCGGGTTAGCAGCCGCCATCGAAGCAAAGAAACTCGGCGCAAAAGACGTTGTTGTCTATGACAAGATGCCATATTTCGGCGGTAATTCGACCTACAACGGAGGCCTGTTTGCCGTACCAAATTCCCCGTTGCAAAAAGAGAAGGGAATCAAGGATTCACCTGAAATAATGGCGGCGGACCAACTTAAAGCCGGTCGTGGAGTAGCGGACAAGGAGCTCTTACTCCATGTAGCAGAACACGCCGGCGAAGCCCTGCAGATGTCGCTTGATGCCGGAAGCGAATATTTCCCGTATCTGCAGCAACTTGGGGGCCATTCGGTCCCGAGGACCTATCAGACCACCGTGGCCAGCGGTGGCGGTATCATTCGGCCCCTGGTTGAGCAGTGCAGAAAAATTGGGGTCAAGCTCGTCACCCGTGCCAAATTCGACACTCTCATTTTTGACGACGATGGCAAAGTCATTGGCGCCAAAATGCTCATGGGTCACTATTTCGGCAGGGACCAGGAAGGAACCCCGATGAATATCAAGACTAAACGCGGTATTTTGGTGGCAACAGGAGGCTTTGCCAGAAACATCAACTTGCGCCAGGCCCAGGATCCTACATTAACTGAAGAGGTCACCTCGACCAACCCACCCAGCGCCACCGGTGAAGCGTTGTTGGAGATGTTCAAGATCGGCGCCATCCCTGTCCACATGGCCTATATCCAGACCGGTCCCTGGGCATCCCCTGACGAAGATGGCTTTGGCTATGTCTCAAACTACTCCATCTACAACTTCGCCCACTCCATTTCCATTTACATCAAAACCGGTAAGCGGTTCATGAATGAAATCGCCGACCGCAAAACCCGTGCAGACGCACAGCTTTCTTGCCGTGATGATAATGGTGACCCGCTACCGCCGATCACCATTACGAGCTATATACATGCCAAAGAACACCCCACCATGAAGAAAGTTCTCAAATATGGTGTAGGTTGGAAATTCGAGACCATTGAAGAGGTTGCCGCCCGTTTCAATGTGCCGCTTGAGCCGCTCAAAGCACAAATCAAAGAATATAACGGTTATGTGAAATCCGGTGTCGATGAGCAGTTCGGTAAGCCCATGGAAAAAGCGAAGGGTAAGTTTATCGAAGCACCCTTTGTGGTTGTACGTAACTGGCCCAAGGTCCACTATTGCCAGGGCGGAGTAAAGATAGACGTCCAGGCACGCGTGATCAATTCCGCAGATTGGAAGCCGATTCCCGGGCTGTATGCAGCAGGGGAAGTCACAGGCGGAGTACACGGAGTGAGCAGACTTGGAAGCTGCTCGATTCCTGACTGCATGGTTATGGGGATGACTGCCGCACGAACAATAATGAAATCATGA
- a CDS encoding PAS domain S-box protein, whose translation MLKDIEKQLEDNLPKIVGFWVQKHQTSASTNTPVISGNSANSAFLRLLTGSRKYTEKKTDRETIANILSEEISFFHDLTANMRDNGHDLGPILHSIATLRSTLEYFIKKCLAKDKHKLSAIQTMHRVTDCIETAISTEHRAENRLRELEQRLFDCTRSLKKSEKILDAIFQSVGEAILLLDPELTIIQANLKTSEFYGIAQEILTGGFRHVLIDGQGVHALSCVCGNPAKGEIHTIDCTSTHADGRKFPSQVTISSIHIDTQPFWLVIIRDITNQKEQEAKAVAQARHAEELNLTLRNVLKSIENEKREFQANLVSRISSSLQPTITRICREADEENHAHYSSLLQERIQSLTTDVMTKGAARGMDDDLLKLSKTELRICRFIKSGLTGKEICHEMNVSFETIQTHRKNIRKKLHLQGKGINLQTFLANRTW comes from the coding sequence ATGCTCAAAGATATCGAAAAACAACTTGAAGACAATCTACCGAAAATAGTGGGCTTCTGGGTTCAGAAGCATCAAACTTCTGCCTCTACTAATACTCCTGTCATTTCAGGCAATAGTGCAAACAGTGCCTTTCTTCGATTACTTACAGGGAGCAGGAAATATACTGAGAAAAAGACAGATCGAGAAACCATTGCCAACATTCTCTCTGAGGAAATCTCTTTTTTTCATGACCTTACGGCGAATATGCGCGACAATGGGCATGACCTGGGACCTATTCTTCACAGCATTGCAACTCTGCGGTCCACCCTTGAATATTTCATCAAGAAGTGCCTAGCCAAAGACAAACATAAGCTCTCGGCAATACAGACCATGCACCGGGTAACGGATTGCATTGAAACTGCGATCTCCACTGAACACCGCGCGGAAAATAGACTCAGGGAACTTGAACAAAGACTTTTTGATTGTACCCGGTCCCTTAAAAAATCGGAAAAGATTCTCGATGCCATTTTTCAATCCGTCGGGGAAGCTATTCTCCTACTCGACCCTGAACTTACCATCATCCAGGCAAACCTTAAGACCTCTGAATTCTATGGGATTGCCCAGGAAATCCTCACAGGCGGTTTCCGCCATGTACTGATCGATGGCCAGGGAGTGCATGCTCTCTCCTGCGTCTGCGGGAATCCTGCAAAAGGCGAGATACATACCATCGACTGCACAAGTACCCATGCAGATGGCAGAAAATTCCCTTCCCAGGTGACCATAAGCTCCATACACATCGATACTCAACCTTTCTGGCTGGTCATCATCCGGGACATCACCAACCAAAAGGAACAGGAAGCAAAAGCTGTTGCACAAGCACGACATGCGGAAGAACTGAACCTGACACTCAGAAATGTTTTGAAATCCATTGAAAACGAGAAACGAGAATTTCAGGCAAACCTCGTATCACGTATCAGTTCATCGCTGCAGCCAACCATTACCCGGATCTGTAGGGAAGCGGATGAAGAAAACCACGCGCACTACTCGTCCCTTCTCCAGGAGCGGATTCAATCTCTGACAACCGATGTGATGACTAAGGGTGCTGCTAGAGGAATGGATGACGATCTTCTGAAACTCAGCAAGACCGAACTGCGGATCTGCCGATTTATAAAATCCGGCCTGACCGGAAAGGAAATTTGTCATGAAATGAATGTATCGTTTGAAACGATACAGACCCACCGGAAAAACATTCGGAAAAAACTTCATTTGCAGGGTAAGGGGATTAACCTGCAAACCTTTCTTGCGAACAGGACGTGGTAG
- a CDS encoding methylenetetrahydrofolate reductase C-terminal domain-containing protein — protein sequence MVHSFIEDLSTPDKFVVTLELVPGREFSGAATDTIKKISKDAYDDGRITAVSITDNPGGNPALSPDALGREILDYGLDVIVHFTCRDTNRVGMESRALQLARLGMKNVLALTGDYSGNGYRGRGTPVFDFDSVVLTAMLNDLNQRLVERGVSPIFFTGCAVSPFKYTEAESWMQYRKLQRKFEAGASFVITQLGYDIDKYQELLLFNQKNAINKPVLASLYLLGKGPAKAMFNKRVPGVYVSDKLLRQIESEYEVKGRGAKMAIERTARLGAALKGIGYKGIHIGGIHKSFDTVAAILDRMKELEHNWQDCLEEFREQPAGRYYLYPAANGNTTVKAEDDTSSGMGESALYLFMRTAHDLFFDKSASFAPMYRKISGTLDANNASWMLKSFLEDPFKKLVLSCQECGDCGIQHVGFICPESGCPKHSRNGACGGSRDGFCEVNTEKKCVWVRAYQRMKRYNETDQLAAEFVPPRLWELKGTSSWINFHLDRDHQKEEKAA from the coding sequence ATGGTACACAGTTTCATTGAAGATCTTTCTACCCCCGACAAGTTTGTAGTTACACTCGAGCTGGTTCCCGGACGTGAATTCAGCGGCGCAGCCACAGACACCATCAAAAAAATCTCAAAAGACGCCTACGACGACGGCCGAATCACCGCAGTTTCCATCACTGATAATCCCGGAGGCAACCCGGCCCTCAGCCCCGATGCACTTGGACGGGAGATCCTCGATTATGGCCTTGATGTAATTGTCCATTTCACCTGTCGGGACACCAACAGGGTAGGTATGGAAAGCCGCGCCCTGCAGCTCGCCAGGCTCGGTATGAAAAACGTATTGGCTCTCACCGGCGACTATTCCGGAAACGGTTATCGTGGTCGCGGCACGCCGGTATTTGATTTCGATTCCGTTGTTTTGACCGCGATGCTCAACGACCTCAATCAGAGGCTGGTTGAGCGTGGAGTTTCTCCAATCTTTTTTACAGGCTGTGCCGTCTCGCCGTTCAAATACACCGAGGCGGAAAGCTGGATGCAATACCGAAAGCTGCAACGCAAATTCGAAGCTGGTGCCTCCTTTGTCATCACCCAGCTCGGCTATGACATTGACAAATACCAGGAGCTTTTGCTCTTCAACCAGAAAAATGCAATCAATAAGCCGGTGCTCGCATCTCTCTACCTGCTCGGCAAAGGCCCTGCCAAGGCCATGTTCAATAAGCGAGTGCCTGGCGTGTATGTCTCAGACAAGCTGCTGCGACAGATTGAGTCCGAATACGAGGTTAAAGGCAGAGGCGCCAAAATGGCTATTGAGCGCACTGCCAGACTCGGCGCTGCCCTTAAAGGAATTGGCTACAAAGGCATCCACATAGGAGGAATCCATAAAAGTTTCGATACTGTCGCAGCCATCCTGGACAGAATGAAGGAACTGGAACATAACTGGCAGGATTGTCTGGAAGAATTCAGGGAGCAGCCTGCTGGTAGGTATTACCTTTACCCTGCCGCCAACGGCAACACGACAGTCAAAGCTGAAGACGACACGAGTTCTGGAATGGGGGAAAGTGCACTCTATCTTTTCATGCGCACCGCCCACGACCTGTTTTTTGACAAATCTGCATCCTTTGCCCCGATGTATAGAAAAATCTCCGGCACCCTGGATGCGAACAACGCCTCATGGATGTTGAAATCTTTTCTTGAAGACCCCTTTAAAAAGCTGGTGCTCTCCTGTCAGGAGTGTGGTGATTGCGGCATCCAGCATGTGGGCTTTATCTGCCCGGAATCCGGTTGCCCGAAACATTCCCGCAATGGCGCCTGCGGCGGCAGCCGTGACGGCTTCTGCGAGGTCAACACTGAGAAAAAATGTGTCTGGGTTCGAGCCTATCAACGCATGAAACGCTACAACGAAACAGATCAGTTGGCCGCCGAATTCGTTCCCCCCAGGCTATGGGAGTTGAAAGGTACCTCGTCCTGGATTAATTTCCACCTTGACCGGGATCACCAGAAAGAGGAAAAAGCAGCATAG
- a CDS encoding lysophospholipid acyltransferase family protein, with amino-acid sequence MYNTPIIRSIVTPLCKFSLKIAGWKLQGQPPSAAKYVLIAVPHTSNWDFPISLAMAFVYGFDMHWMGKDSLFKGWRGPIMRWMGGIPIIRSSSNNVVEQTIEKFNESEQLVIAVPPEGTRSKVDKWKTGFYYIALGAKIPIALAFLDYANKTGGFLSTFEPTGDAETDIAQIRTLYSGISGKYSSQCDI; translated from the coding sequence ATGTACAACACTCCGATAATTCGCTCCATTGTTACGCCGCTATGTAAATTTTCTCTCAAAATTGCTGGCTGGAAACTGCAAGGCCAACCCCCATCAGCAGCCAAATATGTCTTAATCGCAGTCCCCCACACGAGTAACTGGGATTTTCCGATATCATTAGCAATGGCTTTTGTTTATGGGTTTGATATGCACTGGATGGGGAAAGACTCGCTATTCAAAGGTTGGCGTGGCCCTATTATGAGGTGGATGGGGGGAATTCCCATTATCAGGTCATCATCAAACAATGTCGTAGAGCAGACCATAGAAAAATTTAATGAAAGTGAGCAATTAGTCATAGCTGTACCACCAGAAGGCACACGGTCTAAAGTCGATAAGTGGAAGACCGGATTCTACTATATCGCTCTTGGCGCAAAAATCCCTATAGCTCTCGCGTTTCTTGATTACGCCAATAAAACAGGTGGGTTCCTGTCAACCTTCGAACCTACCGGGGATGCCGAAACAGACATTGCGCAAATACGTACCTTGTATTCCGGAATTTCAGGAAAGTATTCCAGCCAATGTGATATCTGA
- a CDS encoding DUF2459 domain-containing protein: MWWLLVRVTFCLIAVLPACSATGSNTLFPPLPGEPTRIIHVVSHDWHAGIVVQQSDIHQADWPKLAEFAHMDYLEIGWGDRAYYRSPEPGLFLGAQALVFPTTSVLHIVGMNRPPEATFPNSEIIRIELSAVGLAQMIRRIAQSFSRDENGSVISLGPGLYGFSRFFASEEKYHLLMTCNSWTAVVLQAAGCPVNPTLTVDGLLSQLRNLGKVQQKKPDRH, translated from the coding sequence ATGTGGTGGTTGTTGGTCCGGGTAACGTTCTGCCTTATAGCAGTCTTGCCTGCCTGTTCCGCCACCGGCTCCAACACTCTTTTCCCGCCTCTGCCAGGTGAGCCGACCAGGATAATCCACGTTGTCAGTCACGACTGGCATGCGGGTATCGTCGTTCAGCAGTCCGACATTCACCAGGCAGATTGGCCGAAACTGGCTGAATTCGCTCATATGGACTACCTGGAAATCGGTTGGGGAGATCGAGCATATTACAGGTCCCCGGAGCCGGGACTGTTTCTTGGTGCCCAGGCCCTGGTATTTCCTACAACAAGTGTTCTGCACATCGTCGGTATGAACAGGCCGCCAGAGGCTACCTTTCCAAATAGCGAGATTATCAGGATAGAGCTCTCAGCTGTCGGTTTGGCGCAAATGATCAGGCGAATCGCCCAGAGCTTCTCGCGCGATGAGAACGGTTCGGTCATTTCCTTGGGGCCAGGCCTCTATGGTTTCAGCCGATTTTTCGCTTCAGAAGAGAAATACCACCTGCTTATGACATGTAACTCCTGGACTGCGGTGGTCCTGCAGGCAGCAGGATGCCCGGTAAACCCGACCCTTACCGTAGATGGTCTCCTCTCCCAGCTACGTAACCTGGGAAAGGTTCAGCAGAAAAAACCCGACCGGCATTGA